The following are encoded in a window of Spiroplasma tabanidicola genomic DNA:
- a CDS encoding ABC transporter ATP-binding protein has translation MKKKVLNERAFTFSKFLTVFKLVGSSIKRHPIIFFSFVLFTILNSILAAAFPLIVKGLFSTLVDKNVKTSPFFMFEFTYEEWIYAGIILLGLFTFVQFFSSFLAGIFSRKSEIALRKKVLKHLIEVDISYYSKRQIGSVMTRVISDTQFVGDGFNNFFTNWLSMLWGLIVTSFILINLSSLLTGVLIGLFFLFVVVIIFMFFRYRQFLIGAMDEKRKVNADMTDRIMNIRLVKSSGTEMFEVNRNKELNKELARKQKSSVAMQSAFQLFNSVLSSFLPMIMLIVCIFVYNKTMTPFALSTLCVTMLSATGSLVSNLMSLTSSLRGMAISSNCATRVNDILKRKSIILFNENPIKIESINNIKFENVTFNYPEEPHINVLSTFNFEFEKGKSYAIVGETGVGKSTIAKMLLRFYDATTGKVLVNDIDIKDLDLSNYLSHVGYVEQEPQILYGTFMDNITYSVPNKTKEEVYEAAKKSQLHEYVMSLKENYETLLGERGLMLSGGQKQRLVIARLFLKNPDLLILDEATSALDNIIEKEIQKDLDELIQNRTTIVIAHRLSTIKKVDKVIVLDRKVGILEIGTFDELKKQPGKFQKLYNAGLLK, from the coding sequence ATGAAAAAAAAGGTATTGAATGAAAGAGCATTTACTTTTTCTAAATTTTTAACAGTATTTAAACTTGTAGGTTCTAGTATCAAAAGACATCCTATAATTTTTTTTAGTTTTGTTTTGTTTACTATTTTAAATTCTATTTTAGCAGCCGCTTTTCCTTTGATTGTAAAAGGATTATTTAGTACTTTAGTTGATAAAAATGTTAAAACAAGTCCTTTTTTTATGTTTGAATTTACATATGAAGAATGAATTTATGCAGGAATAATATTATTAGGTTTATTTACTTTTGTACAGTTTTTTTCTAGTTTTTTAGCAGGAATTTTTTCAAGAAAATCTGAAATTGCTTTAAGAAAAAAAGTTTTGAAACATTTAATAGAAGTTGACATTAGTTATTATTCAAAAAGACAAATTGGATCTGTTATGACAAGAGTTATAAGTGATACTCAGTTTGTTGGAGATGGATTTAACAACTTTTTTACAAATTGACTTTCAATGTTATGAGGATTAATTGTAACAAGTTTTATTTTAATAAATTTATCATCTCTTTTAACTGGTGTATTAATTGGTTTATTTTTCTTATTTGTAGTAGTAATAATTTTTATGTTTTTTAGATATCGTCAATTTTTAATTGGAGCAATGGATGAAAAAAGAAAAGTTAATGCAGATATGACAGATAGAATCATGAATATAAGACTTGTTAAATCTTCTGGAACAGAAATGTTTGAAGTAAATAGAAATAAAGAATTGAATAAGGAATTAGCAAGAAAACAAAAAAGTTCTGTTGCTATGCAATCTGCATTTCAATTATTTAATAGTGTTTTAAGCTCTTTTTTACCGATGATTATGTTAATAGTTTGTATTTTTGTATATAACAAAACTATGACACCATTTGCACTATCAACTCTATGTGTAACTATGTTAAGTGCAACAGGAAGCTTGGTCTCTAATTTAATGTCTTTAACTTCATCGCTAAGAGGGATGGCTATTAGCTCAAATTGTGCAACAAGAGTTAATGATATATTAAAAAGAAAATCAATTATTTTATTTAATGAGAATCCTATTAAAATTGAATCTATTAATAATATTAAGTTTGAAAATGTTACATTTAATTATCCTGAAGAACCTCATATTAATGTGTTATCTACTTTTAATTTTGAGTTTGAAAAAGGAAAAAGTTATGCTATTGTTGGAGAAACTGGTGTAGGAAAATCTACAATAGCAAAAATGCTTTTAAGATTTTATGATGCAACAACAGGAAAAGTTTTAGTAAATGATATTGATATAAAAGATTTGGATCTATCAAACTATTTATCACATGTTGGATATGTTGAACAAGAACCTCAAATTTTGTATGGAACTTTTATGGATAATATTACTTATAGTGTTCCTAATAAAACAAAAGAAGAAGTATATGAAGCAGCTAAAAAATCACAATTACATGAATATGTAATGAGTTTAAAAGAAAATTATGAAACTTTATTAGGAGAAAGAGGATTGATGCTGTCAGGAGGTCAAAAACAAAGACTTGTAATTGCAAGACTATTTTTAAAAAATCCTGACCTATTGATTTTAGATGAAGCAACAAGTGCATTAGATAATATAATTGAAAAAGAAATACAAAAAGATTTAGATGAATTGATACAAAATAGAACAACAATTGTTATTGCTCATCGTTTATCAACAATTAAAAAAGTAGATAAAGTTATAGTTTTAGACAGAAAAGTAGGAATTTTGGAAATAGGAACTTTTGATGAACTAAAAAAACAACCCGGAAAATTTCAAAAGTTGTACAATGCCGGCTTATTGAAATAA
- a CDS encoding cation-translocating P-type ATPase — translation MQENQNVQDLSFSQELDKYSKKWHALSNERILKILKTNQKSGLTTQEAAKRLEEFGRNTLPKPKKPNIFAIFFKSFLDPLCIMMAIAGIASLIIGLINTLEAPDIAGLIIIAVIILTNSIIATLQEWKSLNQKEAIKNNVLEAVVLRDGKQTRINIEELVPGDIIYTKSGDFVPADSRIIDNQMLKVDESALTGENEAVEKVDEVIEEQHLVLGDQKNIAFMSTLVVEGKMVGVVFNTGRESEIGKIATKISETKKQKTPLEHKVSKLTLIIGLASVILGAIIFGIAYVNNEKIGESIYKLLLVAVSSAISIIPESLTIIVKICLFIATKKMARKNVMIKKPKSIETLGNVNVICSDKTGTLTQNKMFVDSLYMSGKEYKAKEIELQEDPLVRCMALCNDGVINKKGEKIGNATDLALVGLLMDNKINYQAMRRKYKRVDEIPFDSKRKVMSTVNQVDGPDGKYVAYTKGAMDYLIPHCKHIVDNDIVRPITDQDIENIKEQLLVFAKKGMRTLGFAKKDLDEIDLEQDYQYEDKLVFMGLVAIIDPPREEVKYSIEDAHNAGIRVIMITGDHKVTAFEIASRLGITDEQYNDVITGAEIESLSNEELIEKLKSTNVFARVNPEHKALIVDLLQSQNNIVAMTGDGVNDSPSLVKADVGIAMGITGTEVSKKVSDVILTDDNFKSIISGINSGRNVYEKIKYSISFLVAANISQVLTILIVLGIFGQLALNSVNILFHIFVVETIVAIPIGMQRERKGVMLNPPPTHKKESLLKGIITQICLTTLFNTLFAVLNYSIADIYVMHSDLASSKEELQKLASGYAKAGSYICIMNSPIFYAILFNNRFLPIKNDNGETIIDKYKPNKWLIILMCIALTLTTLTMLPFEGLNEFFDFKTHKLPAILAVIFIINTLLTPICIYLVNLIVLKTTSNMKKNLSKQQTINKEL, via the coding sequence ATGCAAGAAAATCAAAATGTTCAAGATTTGTCGTTTTCACAAGAACTTGATAAATATTCAAAAAAATGACATGCATTGTCCAATGAAAGAATACTAAAAATATTAAAAACAAATCAAAAATCTGGTTTAACAACTCAAGAGGCAGCAAAACGTTTGGAAGAGTTTGGTAGAAATACATTACCAAAACCTAAAAAACCAAATATCTTTGCAATATTTTTTAAAAGTTTTTTAGATCCTTTATGTATAATGATGGCAATTGCAGGAATTGCATCATTAATAATAGGTTTAATAAATACTTTAGAAGCACCTGATATTGCTGGGCTTATTATTATTGCAGTGATTATTTTAACAAATTCAATTATAGCAACATTACAAGAATGAAAATCACTTAACCAAAAAGAAGCTATAAAAAACAATGTATTAGAAGCCGTTGTATTAAGAGATGGAAAACAAACAAGAATTAATATTGAAGAACTAGTTCCTGGTGATATTATCTATACAAAATCAGGAGATTTTGTTCCTGCTGATTCAAGAATTATTGATAATCAAATGTTGAAAGTTGATGAGTCTGCTTTAACAGGAGAAAATGAAGCTGTAGAAAAAGTTGATGAAGTAATTGAAGAACAACATTTAGTTTTAGGAGATCAAAAAAATATTGCTTTTATGTCAACACTTGTTGTTGAAGGTAAAATGGTTGGAGTTGTTTTTAATACAGGTAGAGAATCAGAAATAGGAAAAATCGCAACAAAGATAAGTGAAACTAAAAAACAAAAAACACCTTTAGAACATAAAGTTTCTAAATTAACTTTAATAATAGGTTTAGCTTCAGTTATTCTTGGAGCAATAATTTTTGGAATTGCATACGTTAATAATGAAAAAATAGGAGAAAGCATTTATAAATTATTACTTGTTGCTGTATCTTCTGCTATCAGTATTATTCCAGAATCATTAACAATCATTGTTAAAATTTGCTTGTTTATTGCAACAAAAAAAATGGCAAGAAAAAATGTAATGATTAAAAAACCAAAATCAATTGAAACTTTAGGAAATGTTAATGTAATTTGTTCAGATAAAACAGGTACTTTAACTCAAAACAAAATGTTTGTTGATAGCTTGTATATGAGTGGTAAAGAATATAAAGCTAAAGAAATAGAACTACAAGAAGATCCTTTAGTAAGATGTATGGCTTTATGTAATGATGGAGTTATAAATAAAAAAGGCGAAAAAATTGGTAATGCAACTGATTTAGCATTAGTTGGATTATTAATGGATAATAAAATCAATTATCAAGCAATGAGAAGAAAGTATAAAAGAGTTGATGAAATTCCTTTTGATTCTAAAAGAAAAGTTATGTCAACAGTTAATCAAGTTGATGGACCTGATGGAAAATATGTAGCCTATACAAAAGGGGCAATGGATTATTTAATTCCTCATTGTAAACATATTGTAGATAATGATATTGTAAGACCAATTACAGATCAAGATATAGAAAATATTAAAGAACAACTTTTAGTATTTGCAAAAAAAGGAATGAGAACTTTAGGATTTGCAAAAAAAGATTTAGATGAAATTGATTTAGAACAAGATTATCAATATGAAGACAAACTTGTTTTTATGGGATTGGTTGCAATTATTGATCCGCCAAGAGAAGAAGTTAAATATTCTATTGAAGATGCTCATAATGCTGGAATTAGAGTAATTATGATTACAGGAGACCACAAAGTTACTGCTTTTGAAATAGCTTCAAGATTAGGAATTACAGATGAACAATACAATGATGTAATCACAGGAGCTGAAATTGAATCTCTAAGTAATGAAGAATTGATTGAAAAATTAAAATCAACAAATGTATTTGCAAGAGTTAATCCAGAACATAAAGCTTTAATTGTTGACTTGCTTCAAAGTCAAAATAACATTGTTGCTATGACTGGTGACGGAGTAAATGATTCTCCAAGTTTAGTAAAAGCTGATGTTGGAATAGCAATGGGTATAACAGGAACTGAGGTTTCTAAAAAAGTAAGTGATGTAATTCTAACTGATGATAATTTTAAATCAATCATTTCAGGTATAAACTCAGGAAGAAATGTTTATGAGAAAATCAAATATTCAATTTCATTTTTAGTTGCAGCAAATATCAGTCAGGTTTTAACTATTTTAATTGTATTAGGGATTTTTGGACAACTTGCATTAAACTCAGTAAACATTTTATTTCATATTTTTGTAGTAGAAACAATTGTTGCAATTCCAATTGGAATGCAAAGAGAAAGAAAAGGAGTTATGTTAAATCCTCCTCCAACTCATAAAAAAGAGAGTTTGCTAAAAGGTATTATTACTCAGATTTGTTTAACAACATTATTTAATACACTATTTGCTGTTTTAAACTACTCAATTGCAGATATATATGTAATGCATTCAGATTTAGCAAGTTCAAAAGAAGAATTGCAAAAGTTAGCTTCAGGTTATGCTAAGGCTGGATCTTATATTTGTATAATGAATTCTCCAATATTTTATGCAATTTTATTTAATAATAGATTTTTACCTATTAAAAATGATAATGGAGAAACAATTATTGATAAATATAAACCAAATAAATGATTGATAATTTTGATGTGTATAGCACTAACTTTAACAACTTTAACAATGCTTCCATTTGAAGGATTAAACGAGTTTTTTGATTTTAAAACTCATAAATTACCTGCAATTTTAGCAGTAATATTTATAATTAATACTTTGTTAACCCCAATTTGCATATATTTAGTAAATCTGATTGTATTAAAAACAACATCAAACATGAAAAAAAACTTATCAAAACAACAAACAATTAATAAAGAACTTTAA
- the gatB gene encoding Asp-tRNA(Asn)/Glu-tRNA(Gln) amidotransferase subunit GatB: MNNFEVIIGIENHVELKTKSKMFSPAPVSFGKEPNTQICEIDLGYPGAMPSVNKEGVKYALLACNALNMQIDKLLRFDRKNYFYPDLVKGFQITQQFFPIGKEGSLEIILENGETKKIEIERLHIEEDTAKQIHKGDLTFLDYNRSGIGLVEIVTKPVIRSAYEAVEYVNNLREILLFLGVSDVKMSEGSLRCDVNISLRPYGYEGFGNKVEIKNLNSLNNVKKAIEFEIERQSKLILDGKVVQQETRRFDETKQETILMRVKTDAIDYKYFREPNINPILLDDNWVKEVIDNSPELAKQKRVRYVEKFGLSLDDTNYLLSSIELTNFFEKAVSFNVDPKKVANYIITDIKALLNKESITIDKTHLKSEDIVDIIKYLESGLISSKHVKAILPIAYATNKTVEEIIKENNLKLISDENEIMHFLKPIVDKNIDLIKEQYENRPERVEKTIMGQLMKETAGNVNPDFAMSLINKLIKEVK, encoded by the coding sequence ATGAATAATTTTGAAGTTATAATTGGAATTGAAAATCATGTCGAATTAAAAACGAAATCAAAAATGTTTTCACCAGCACCTGTAAGTTTTGGTAAAGAACCAAATACGCAAATTTGTGAAATTGATTTAGGATATCCTGGGGCAATGCCAAGTGTGAATAAAGAAGGAGTTAAATATGCTCTTTTAGCTTGTAATGCATTGAACATGCAAATTGATAAACTTTTAAGATTTGATAGAAAAAATTATTTTTATCCTGATCTAGTTAAAGGTTTTCAAATAACTCAACAATTTTTCCCAATTGGAAAAGAAGGAAGTTTAGAAATAATTTTAGAAAATGGTGAAACTAAAAAAATAGAAATTGAAAGATTGCATATTGAAGAAGATACTGCAAAACAAATTCACAAAGGTGATTTAACTTTTTTAGATTATAATCGTAGCGGAATTGGTTTGGTTGAAATAGTTACCAAACCAGTTATAAGAAGTGCTTATGAAGCTGTAGAATACGTAAATAATTTAAGAGAAATATTATTATTTCTTGGAGTAAGTGATGTAAAGATGAGCGAAGGTTCTTTACGTTGTGATGTAAATATTTCTTTAAGACCATATGGGTATGAAGGTTTTGGAAACAAGGTTGAAATTAAAAATTTAAACTCATTAAATAATGTAAAAAAAGCAATAGAGTTTGAAATTGAAAGACAGTCAAAATTAATTTTAGATGGAAAAGTTGTGCAACAAGAAACCAGAAGATTTGATGAAACTAAGCAAGAAACTATTTTAATGAGAGTAAAAACTGATGCAATAGATTATAAATACTTTAGAGAACCAAATATTAATCCTATACTTTTAGATGATAATTGAGTGAAAGAAGTTATTGACAATTCGCCTGAACTTGCTAAACAAAAAAGAGTTCGCTATGTAGAAAAGTTTGGTTTAAGTTTAGATGATACAAATTATTTATTATCAAGTATTGAATTAACAAACTTTTTTGAAAAAGCAGTTTCATTTAATGTTGATCCAAAAAAAGTTGCAAACTATATAATCACAGATATTAAAGCTCTATTAAATAAAGAAAGTATAACTATTGATAAAACTCATTTAAAATCTGAAGATATAGTTGATATCATTAAATATTTAGAGTCAGGATTAATTTCTTCAAAACATGTAAAAGCAATATTGCCAATAGCTTATGCAACTAATAAAACTGTTGAAGAAATAATAAAAGAAAATAATTTAAAATTAATTAGTGATGAAAATGAGATAATGCATTTTTTAAAACCAATTGTTGATAAAAATATTGATTTAATTAAAGAACAATATGAAAATAGACCTGAAAGAGTTGAAAAAACTATAATGGGTCAACTTATGAAAGAAACTGCTGGAAATGTAAATCCAGATTTCGCAATGAGTTTAATTAATAAGTTGATAAAAGAAGTAAAGTAG
- a CDS encoding potassium channel family protein has protein sequence MAKKKSFAIIGASFFGLSVAQTLDEKKQYIKIFDINEEKLNLYAADFESAEAIVLDTTNKSALERNGIAQFDCVIVSLRSSMEASIITVLNLIDLGVENIIVNARDRHHKRILLALGIEEDKIIIPDVLTGKLIATKSLFDIDGDVQSTDGEYSFTNIIVKDEQIIDKTINEAGLSTNKDFNIVQIKRNGKIVIPDEYTALKEDDLLVVFAKNNIINNLIEKIRGADLED, from the coding sequence ATGGCTAAAAAGAAAAGTTTTGCAATTATAGGAGCTAGTTTTTTTGGACTATCTGTTGCTCAAACATTAGATGAAAAAAAACAATATATTAAAATATTTGATATTAATGAAGAAAAACTTAATTTATACGCAGCAGATTTTGAATCAGCAGAAGCAATAGTTTTAGATACAACAAATAAAAGTGCTTTAGAAAGAAATGGAATTGCTCAATTTGACTGTGTTATCGTTAGTTTAAGATCAAGCATGGAAGCATCAATTATTACGGTTTTAAACTTAATTGACTTAGGTGTTGAAAATATTATAGTTAATGCTAGAGATAGACATCACAAAAGAATTTTATTAGCACTAGGAATTGAAGAAGATAAAATTATTATTCCCGACGTGTTAACAGGTAAATTGATTGCGACTAAATCATTATTTGATATAGATGGTGATGTACAATCAACAGATGGAGAATATAGTTTTACAAATATTATTGTAAAAGATGAACAAATTATTGATAAAACAATTAATGAAGCTGGACTAAGTACAAACAAAGATTTTAATATAGTTCAAATTAAGCGTAACGGAAAAATAGTGATTCCTGATGAATATACAGCATTAAAAGAAGATGACTTATTAGTTGTGTTTGCTAAAAATAATATAATCAATAATCTAATTGAAAAAATTAGAGGAGCTGATCTAGAAGACTAA
- a CDS encoding TrkH family potassium uptake protein: MDNLLEKKHDKKSLKLQNKENKKLASHKKKIQKDIAKKTTFQKLKSWWPFSKISGKIIIGYLSAIIIGGFLLSIPGIVNDRESEWNFITGMFTASSAISDTGITILQTNTQYSLFGQILILVMIKIGGIGLLTIKLVILALLNRKISLDDQHVAKSERGTGTVANTVEMIRDAFLFLTFIEIAGTGVLFFGFYLTPLTDTSPVNTSFDVTDSYHNFSRSLWASIFHSVSAVNNAGFDIISNSSLQPYNQGNNRGYVLQVIFMLQWIIGGLGYPTYHDIKRKIKARKEGKKVKFSLFTKLNFVFYTILLVVGPTLVILSEVLTVEKSKIMYRPTETEGVYEKQKTYQWVFDIIFNVTSCRNAGFSTVDINNFTAGSKFVMAIWMFIGAAPSSTAGGIRTTTFAICLIAIISIIRNKHSVEAFKKKVPDETVRRSFAVIFLSFFIVVFSIFVVYLDSNKMLYDRNMNTDDTEYTIIQLIVYVSSAFGTVGFQPFANSEILAMGVVSKIMLVLTMFIGQLGISNTLLAFVKPKNKQNFGYLEEEVTIG; the protein is encoded by the coding sequence ATGGATAATTTGTTGGAAAAAAAACACGATAAAAAAAGTTTAAAATTGCAAAATAAGGAAAATAAAAAGCTTGCTTCACATAAGAAAAAAATTCAAAAAGATATTGCAAAAAAAACTACTTTTCAAAAACTAAAATCATGATGACCATTTTCAAAAATAAGTGGAAAAATCATAATTGGTTATTTATCTGCAATCATAATTGGAGGTTTTTTATTATCTATTCCTGGTATTGTAAATGATAGAGAATCAGAATGAAATTTTATAACTGGAATGTTTACTGCTTCAAGTGCAATTTCTGACACTGGAATAACAATATTACAAACAAACACACAATATAGTTTATTTGGACAAATTTTAATATTAGTAATGATAAAAATCGGTGGAATAGGATTGTTAACAATTAAATTGGTTATTTTGGCATTGTTAAATCGAAAAATTTCACTTGATGATCAACATGTTGCAAAAAGTGAAAGAGGAACTGGAACGGTTGCAAATACTGTTGAAATGATTCGTGATGCATTTTTATTTTTAACTTTTATTGAAATAGCAGGAACGGGAGTATTATTTTTTGGATTTTATTTGACACCATTAACTGATACAAGTCCTGTAAATACAAGTTTTGATGTAACAGATTCATATCATAATTTCTCAAGATCATTATGAGCTTCAATTTTTCATTCTGTTAGTGCGGTAAATAATGCTGGGTTTGATATTATTTCAAATTCTTCATTACAACCTTATAATCAAGGAAATAATAGAGGATATGTATTGCAAGTTATTTTTATGCTGCAATGAATAATTGGTGGTCTTGGTTATCCTACTTATCATGATATAAAAAGAAAAATTAAAGCAAGAAAAGAAGGTAAAAAAGTAAAATTTTCGTTATTTACAAAACTAAATTTCGTTTTTTATACTATCTTATTAGTTGTAGGTCCAACCCTAGTTATTCTTTCAGAAGTATTGACGGTTGAAAAAAGCAAAATTATGTATCGTCCAACCGAAACTGAGGGGGTTTATGAAAAACAAAAAACTTATCAATGAGTTTTTGATATTATTTTTAACGTAACTTCCTGTCGTAACGCTGGGTTTTCAACAGTAGATATTAATAACTTCACTGCTGGATCAAAATTTGTTATGGCAATTTGGATGTTTATTGGCGCTGCTCCTTCTTCTACAGCTGGAGGGATTAGAACAACAACATTTGCAATATGTTTAATTGCTATTATTTCAATTATTAGAAATAAACATTCTGTTGAAGCATTTAAGAAAAAAGTGCCAGATGAAACTGTAAGAAGAAGTTTTGCGGTTATATTTTTATCATTTTTTATTGTAGTTTTTAGTATTTTTGTAGTTTATCTTGATTCAAATAAAATGTTATATGACAGAAACATGAATACTGATGATACTGAATATACAATTATTCAATTAATTGTATATGTTTCAAGTGCATTTGGAACGGTTGGTTTCCAGCCATTTGCAAATAGTGAAATTTTAGCAATGGGAGTTGTAAGTAAAATTATGCTTGTTTTAACTATGTTTATTGGACAATTAGGTATTTCAAATACTTTGCTTGCTTTTGTAAAACCAAAAAACAAACAAAACTTTGGATATTTAGAAGAAGAAGTAACAATAGGATAA
- a CDS encoding lipoprotein — MRKILGLLGAAGLIVSSTSAVIACGGDKTATLDFTTRQKSLESAKTVYDIFKGEGDYVPKTNGNLVINFKLPGDVSGKISFNNKQYKDIFTSENNAEILKALRQTQTEVKDKSDLNDVEKNFQKAFNNYYVTKSFMDGMKTAFDAAGANSSGNVKIENAYNTSTKSEKNKKEEYDALATKLQDWMNLTFDMKIPENTYISEMNLDYKGLTGWKIHFRLMIDVNNNGYDASDKDESDDIALDVKKLKDNSTDAEVANANAKASDSWLSKAKNNISLGIYKIKLFIQQLVLTNGKDWLADVLSGLMQGFAESALTLIPAIKALLKVPGAEYIFNKFVIAPIADKIATPLADIIVKWAEDNKTSTGSMITNNYVNNMFLLA; from the coding sequence ATGAGAAAAATTTTAGGATTATTAGGAGCAGCTGGATTAATAGTATCTTCTACAAGTGCTGTAATAGCTTGTGGTGGAGATAAAACTGCTACTTTAGATTTTACAACTAGACAAAAGTCATTAGAGTCTGCAAAAACAGTTTATGATATATTTAAAGGTGAAGGGGACTATGTACCTAAAACAAACGGTAATTTAGTAATTAATTTTAAATTACCAGGTGATGTTAGCGGTAAAATAAGTTTTAACAACAAACAATATAAAGATATTTTTACATCAGAAAATAATGCAGAAATATTAAAAGCATTAAGACAAACTCAAACTGAAGTTAAAGACAAAAGTGATTTAAATGATGTTGAAAAAAACTTTCAAAAAGCATTTAATAACTATTATGTAACAAAATCATTTATGGATGGTATGAAAACAGCGTTTGATGCTGCCGGAGCTAATTCAAGTGGCAATGTTAAAATAGAAAATGCATACAATACTTCAACTAAAAGTGAAAAAAATAAAAAAGAAGAATATGATGCATTAGCAACAAAACTTCAAGATTGAATGAATTTAACATTTGATATGAAAATTCCAGAAAATACATATATATCTGAAATGAATTTAGATTATAAGGGATTAACAGGTTGAAAAATTCATTTTAGATTAATGATTGATGTTAATAACAATGGTTATGATGCAAGCGACAAAGATGAATCAGATGATATAGCATTAGATGTTAAAAAATTAAAAGATAATTCCACTGATGCTGAAGTTGCAAATGCTAATGCTAAAGCATCAGACAGCTGATTATCAAAAGCTAAAAACAATATTTCTTTAGGAATCTATAAAATAAAATTATTCATCCAACAATTAGTTTTAACTAATGGAAAAGATTGATTAGCAGATGTATTATCTGGCCTAATGCAAGGATTTGCAGAAAGTGCATTAACATTAATTCCTGCAATTAAAGCATTATTGAAAGTACCTGGAGCAGAATATATTTTCAATAAATTTGTTATAGCTCCAATTGCTGATAAAATTGCGACACCATTGGCTGACATTATTGTTAAATGAGCAGAAGACAATAAAACAAGCACAGGATCAATGATTACAAATAATTATGTAAATAACATGTTTTTGTTAGCATAA
- the trxA gene encoding thioredoxin — translation MAKIISSAEEFYSEIAKPNTVVDFYADWCGPCKMFAPLFDQVSQEASNSNFIKVNVDELREVADKYEIKSIPTVVKFENGNETNRNVGSLGKDALLDFAK, via the coding sequence ATGGCAAAAATTATAAGTTCAGCTGAGGAATTTTACTCAGAAATAGCAAAACCAAATACAGTTGTAGATTTCTATGCAGATTGATGTGGACCATGTAAAATGTTTGCACCATTATTCGATCAAGTATCACAAGAAGCATCAAACTCAAACTTTATAAAAGTTAATGTTGATGAATTAAGAGAAGTTGCAGATAAATATGAAATTAAATCAATCCCAACAGTTGTGAAATTTGAAAATGGTAACGAAACAAACAGAAACGTTGGTTCTTTAGGTAAAGATGCATTATTAGATTTTGCTAAATAA
- a CDS encoding Cof-type HAD-IIB family hydrolase codes for MKNINKEKVIIFIDLDGTSLMSNHLFSQTTIDVVKKLYKNGHYIIPITARSTKDAIFQQAIYLGLDKLGGIAVANNGTHIYDFKINSYIRKSVISREMIEKVFNQTYGKIGKYKVHYFADDITYVYGAGEDSRYWSDIMKVDYKIVKDLVEIESAINHLTIILDENANDYDRNQLYKDFSFIEPELQITQYTRRVYELCAKGINKGEAIEYILNHLGYNQTNCSTFCFGDSVNDIPMFKVVQYPIAMANAIDDIKGIAKFVTLSNDEDGVAKFIEEHIL; via the coding sequence ATGAAAAACATAAATAAAGAAAAAGTAATAATTTTTATAGATCTTGATGGTACTTCTTTAATGTCTAATCACTTGTTTAGTCAAACTACAATTGATGTTGTTAAAAAATTATATAAAAATGGTCATTATATAATTCCTATAACAGCAAGAAGTACAAAAGATGCTATTTTTCAACAAGCTATTTATTTAGGATTAGATAAGTTAGGTGGAATAGCTGTTGCGAATAATGGAACTCACATTTATGATTTTAAAATAAATTCATATATAAGAAAAAGTGTTATTTCAAGAGAAATGATAGAAAAAGTTTTTAACCAAACTTATGGTAAAATTGGAAAGTACAAAGTTCATTATTTTGCAGATGATATTACTTATGTATATGGAGCTGGGGAAGATTCTAGATACTGAAGCGATATTATGAAAGTTGATTATAAAATAGTTAAAGACTTAGTAGAGATTGAATCAGCAATTAATCATTTAACAATCATTTTAGATGAAAATGCAAATGATTATGATCGTAACCAATTATATAAAGACTTTAGTTTTATAGAACCAGAATTGCAAATTACTCAATATACTCGTAGAGTATATGAACTTTGTGCAAAGGGAATCAATAAAGGTGAGGCAATAGAGTATATTTTGAATCATCTTGGCTATAATCAAACAAATTGTTCAACATTTTGTTTTGGAGATAGTGTAAATGATATCCCTATGTTTAAAGTTGTACAATATCCTATTGCAATGGCAAATGCTATTGATGATATTAAAGGTATTGCAAAATTTGTCACTTTATCCAATGATGAAGATGGAGTTGCAAAGTTTATTGAAGAACATATTTTATAA